In Solanum lycopersicum chromosome 5, SLM_r2.1, the following are encoded in one genomic region:
- the LOC101254385 gene encoding probable protein S-acyltransferase 22, with product MRKHGWQLPYHPLQVVAVAVFLALGFAFYVFFAPFVGKKLFQYIVMGLYTPLIISAFGLYIWCAAADPADPGVFRSKKYIKKLDHEKQVQLKESKLGCETNSSIQDANAASIGENASGKSNKGAEPAADHNETEQKITATRERSFSSGLLALLPCALISNCTGRHEESSQQQLSEDGMFYCSLCEVEVFKYSKHCRVCDKCVDQFDHHCRWINNCIGKRNYRKFFALMVSALLLLILQWSTGILVLICCFIEKKKFSAEITSKLGSSFSIVPFVIVVAVCTILAMIATLPLAQLFFFHILLIKKGISTYDYIIALRDQEQQGVAGQQSPQMSTVSSLTGLSSASSFNTFHRAAWCTPPRLFVEDQYDVVPPDTVSVSSLGKRSMADEPIKKKNPAAVKISPWTLARLNAEDVSKAAAEARKKSKILQPVVRNKEPYILETNSSLGSSGRRMVPRLDNNRRRASKRVRLPAELPFETMSKIPNDIAQNSRRPMLTESSSSLAPLQLEARSDFRTTRGLSTSGVVVASSPESSLDSPDIHPLRMSSSGVEDAARLVGHLSSGMTLQKDTPLSRSTSDGYEASGGEDSDRVPTRIVQRSTRWSSILFGSDQQDDRVRRLMVPSSSTQANIRKH from the exons ATGAGGAAGCATGGATGGCAACTTCCCTATCATCCTCTCCAG GTGGTAGCTGTTGCTGTGTTTCTGGCACTGGGATTTGCTTTCTATGTCTTCTTTGCACCTTTTGTGGGAAAGAAATTGTTTCAGTATATTGTGATGGGGCTTTATACTCCTCTT ATAATTAGTGCATTTGGCTTGTATATCTGGTGCGCTGCTGCTGATCCTGCTGATCCAGGAGTTTTTAGATCCAAGAAGTATATTAAGAAGCTAGACCACGAAAAGCAAGTTCAACTTAAAGAATCTAAATTAGGGTGCGAGACGAATTCTTCTATACAAGATGCTAATGCTGCATCGATTGGGGAAAATGCATCTGGAAAAAGCAACAAAGGAGCTGAACCAGCTGCAGATCACAATGAAACTGAACAGAAAATTACAGCTACTCGTGAACGATCTTTCTCTTCCGGATTGTTGGCTCTACTACCTTGTGCTCTTATCAGCAACTGCACAGGCAGACATGAGGAGTCTTCTCAGCAACAGTTGAGTGAAGATGGCATGTTCTACTGCAGTTTGTGTGAAGTAGAG GTATTTAAATACAGCAAGCATTGCAGAGTATGTGACAAGTGCGTCGATCAGTTTGACCATCATTGCAGG TGGATAAACAACTGTATAGGGAAAAGGAACTATCGCAAGTTCTTTGCGCTCATGGTTTCAGCCCTCCTGCTG CTTATACTTCAGTGGTCAACTggaattcttgtactaatctGCTGCTTTATCGAGAAGAAGAAATTTTCTGCGGAAATCACCTCCAAATTAGGAAGCAGTTTCTCCATTGTTCCTTTTGTTATTGTAGTG GCTGTCTGTACCATCTTGGCCATGATAGCAACCCTGCCACTAGCTCAACTTTTCTTCTTTCACATACTTCTCATAAAGAAG GGAATTAGCACCTATGACTACATCATTGCTCTCAGAGATCAAGAGCAACAAGGAGTTGCAGGTCAGCAAAGTCCACAAATGTCTACTGTTAGCTCCCTAACTGGATTAAGCAGTGCAAGCTCCTTCAATACTTTCCATCGAGCAGCATGGTGCACACCACCTCGCCTTTTTGTTGAGGATCAG TATGATGTAGTTCCTCCTGATACAGTATCGGTCAGTTCACTTGGGAAAAGGTCAATGGCGGatgaacctatcaagaaaaagaatCCAGCTGCCGTGAAGATTAGCCCATGGACACTAGCACGATTAAATGCGGAGGATGTTTCAAAAGCTGCTGCTGAAGCAAGGAAAAAATCGAAAATTCTTCAGCCAGTGGTGAGAAACAAAGAACCTTACATTCTTGAAACAAATAGCAGTTTAGGAAGTAGCGGGCGTCGCATGGTGCCTAGGCTTGATAACAATAGAAGGAGAGCTAGTAAACGAGTTAGACTCCCTGCAGAGTTACCCTTTGAAACCATGAGTAAAATTCCCAATGATATAGCTCAAAACAGCAGAAGACCCATGCTAACTGAGTCATCAAGCAGTTTAGCTCCCCTTCAGCTTGAAGCACGGAGTGATTTCCGAACAACCCGAGGACTGTCCACCTCAGGTGTTGTTGTTGCTTCTTCACCTGAGAGTAGTTTGGACTCTCCTGACATTCACCCACTCCGGATGTCATCCTCAGGAGTTGAAGATGCTGCACGTCTTGTAGGTCACCTATCATCTGGAATGACTCTTCAAAAGGATACACCATTGTCTAGATCAACTAGTGATGGATACGAGGCATCTGGTGGGGAGGATAGTGATCGTGTGCCTACCCGAATTGTGCAAAGGTCAACAAGGTGGAGTAGCATTCTTTTTGGTTCTGATCAACAAGATGATAGAGTCAGAAGATTGATGGTCCCGTCTTCATCAACCCAGGCTAACATCAGGAAGCATTAA
- the LOC101256182 gene encoding uncharacterized protein — translation MNTSSENGCSLWNEIIESTRTIFRSHVRHFHAISILFLFPIILSLILYPSFELAIFHPDYDFTSYAQLQFPQLFAISSSETILLVLYALFLTFFFICGVGTTTYSAVQVIYDRPINVFSSIKSMRNSFFPLLTTFIVSQTIFISITLLFALILVFVVRILQSLELIELGSNSDHLLFLVIFWLIVIVPILIWLQVNWCLAYVITVVESKKGYETLRRSAKLVKGERWVALKILMYYGTVIVWMVVWCAMILARGETWRILLTACTSVMGYILMNQYLVANVVLYMHCKELNDEKLMPETAAGEYVSLPVEEEEKNHDFV, via the coding sequence ATGAATACTTCATCAGAAAATGGCTGTAGCTTATGGAATGAAATCATTGAATCAACCAGAACAATATTCAGATCTCATGTTCGCCATTTTCATGCTATTTCAATCCTATTCCTCTTCCCTATCATTCTCTCTCTAATTCTCTATCCTTCTTTCGAACTTGCCATATTTCACCCCGATTATGATTTCACTAGCTATGCTCAACTTCAATTTCCTCAACTTTTCGCAATTTCAAGTTCCGAAACTATTCTACTTGTACTGTATGCTCTGTTTTTGACATTCTTTTTCATCTGTGGAGTAGGCACTACTACATATAGCGCGGTTCAAGTGATCTATGATAGACCGATCAACGTCTTTTCGTCTATTAAATCTATGAGAAATTCCTTCTTCCCTCTTCTCACCACCTTCATTGTTTCGCAAACCATTTTCATTTCAATCACTCTTCTTTTCGCCCTGATTTTGGTGTTTGTAGTGCGAATTCTTCAATCTCTTGAACTAATTGAGCTCGGATCAAACTCGGATCACTTgttatttttggttattttctGGTTGATCGTGATTGTACCGATTCTGATTTGGCTACAAGTAAACTGGTGTTTAGCTTATGTGATAACAGTAGTTGAATCGAAAAAGGGTTACGAGACACTAAGGAGAAGTGCGAAGTTAGTAAAGGGGGAGAGATGGGTAGCTTTGAAGATTCTTATGTATTACGGGACTGTGATTGTATGGATGGTGGTTTGGTGTGCCATGATTTTAGCCAGAGGCGAAACGTGGAGGATACTGCTCACTGCGTGTACTTCGGTGATGGGATATATACTGATGAATCAGTATCTTGTGGCGAATGTGGTGCTGTATATGCACTGCAAGGAATTAAACGATGAGAAATTGATGCCGGAAACTGCTGCTGGAGAATACGTTTCCCTGCCTGTTGAAGAAGAGGAGAAGAATCATGATTTTGTGTAG
- the LOC101255590 gene encoding uncharacterized protein, translating to MSFASTENCIPVWRQILNSTLLVLRSHSLHFHALSIMFLWPIIFSLIVYPSFDLAFFHPDYNFIISTQFSISSFEIFVTMVCTLFFALFFLCSIATITYSTVQAYKNRPMNLISSIISIRNSFFPLLSTFIVSHTIFISVIIIIALVFVVSLQILKDLGLIELQNDSNHFWFLFILVIVPVLLWLQVNWSLAYAIAAVESKWGFETLRRSAYLVKGMRWVAFWTHLFYGLSLGAMVIGSNVVFVILGVGKRDHWRSFSVTSQVVQCTVLGTLGMNQFLVLNVELYMYCKGLEGEKLSFEDVSVPLDDEEKNHNIV from the coding sequence ATGTCGTTTGCTTCGACAGAAAATTGTATCCCCGTATGGAGACAGATCCTAAATTCAACATTGCTCGTACTCAGATCTCATTCTCTCCATTTCCATGCACTTTCAATCATGTTCCTGTGGcctataattttctctttaattgTATATCCTTCTTTCGATCTTGCCTTCTTTCATCCCGATtataatttcatcatttcaaCTCAGTTTTCCATTTCCAGTTTCGAAATTTTTGTAACCATGGTGTGCACTCTGTTTTTTGCCCTGTTTTTCCTCTGTTCCATAGCCACAATTACATATAGCACCGTTCAAGCGTACAAGAATAGACCCATGAACCTCATATCGTCGATTATATCTATCAGAAATTCTTTCTTCCCCCTTCTCTCCACCTTCATCGTTTCTCATACCATATTCATTTcagttattatcattattgcccttgtttttgttgtttcactCCAAATTCTTAAAGATCTCGGGTTGATTGAACTCCAAAACGACTCGAATCACTTCTGGTTTTTGTTCATTCTCGTGATCGTACCAGTACTGCTATGGTTACAGGTGAACTGGTCATTAGCTTATGCGATAGCAGCGGTTGAATCCAAATGGGGATTCGAAACGCTGAGGAGAAGTGCGTATTTGGTGAAAGGGATGAGATGGGTTGCTTTCTGGACACATTTGTTCTACGGGCTATCGTTGGGAGCAATGGTGATTGGGAGTAACGTCGTTTTTGTGATTTTGGGTGTGGGAAAGCGCGATCATTGGCGGAGTTTTTCTGTGACATCACAAGTCGTGCAGTGTACAGTGCTGGGAACTTTGGGAATGAATCAGTTTCTTGTATTGAATGtggaattatatatgtattgcAAGGGCTTGGAAGGCGAAAAATTGTCATTCGAAGATGTATCAGTGCCATTGGACGACGAGGAGAAGAATCATAATATTGTGTAG
- the LOC101254997 gene encoding uncharacterized protein, with amino-acid sequence MSTPTENGSQRVEILKPIHRIMKSHPRHLHGLSILFFLPLFTLIVYPSFHLALFHPDYNFYQLDSHYLPISSFEIVLPILYTLCISLFYLCAVATITHSAAQALCDKPINLLSSVKSIRNSFFPLLSTFILSHTILISIALFFVIVVVFLVQILRSIGLIELKYDLNHFLYLCFFSLIVIAPILLWLQVNWLLAYVIAVVESKFGFEALRRSANLLKGKRWIASYTMLFDGLLMGLLVVTHSIIPVAVGVARGSLVVILAVVAGSLMMNYHLLKNVALYMYCKEQFFNGEKLLFESGDKFTGANEYVDNEKKSCY; translated from the coding sequence ATGTCTACTCCTACCGAAAATGGTAGCCAACGGGTAGAGATCCTGAAACCAATTCACCGCATAATGAAGTCCCACCCTCGACATCTCCATGGACTTTCAATTCTCTTCTTCTTACCATTGTTCACTCTCATCGTATATCCTTCTTTCCACCTCGCCCTCTTTCATCCCGACTACAATTTCTACCAACTTGACTCTCACTACCTTCCCATTTCCAGTTTCGAAATTGTCTTACCCATACTATACACTCTCTGTATATCCCTATTTTACCTCTGTGCCGTAGCCACTATTACACACAGCGCTGCTCAAGCATTGTGCGATAAACCGATCAATCTTCTTTCCTCTGTTAAATCTATTAGAAATTCcttctttcctcttctctcAACTTTTATCCTCTCTCATACCATTCTCATTTCAATTGCTCTGTTTTTCGTTATAGTCGTAGTTTTCCTAGTCCAAATTCTTCGATCTATCGGATTAATTGAACTCAAATACGACCTGAATCACTttttatatttgtgttttttctCGTTGATTGTGATTGCACCGATTCTTCTTTGGCTACAGGTGAATTGGTTATTAGCTTATGTGATAGCAGTGGTTGAATCTAAGTTTGGTTTCGAAGCATTGAGGAGAAGTGCGAATTTGTTAAAGGGGAAGAGATGGATAGCTTCGTACACGATGCTGTTTGACGGGCTTTTAATGGGACTGTTGGTGGTTACTCATTCCATTATTCCAGTCGCGGTGGGTGTTGCCCGTGGTAGCTTGGTGGTGATATTGGCGGTTGTGGCGGGATCTCTTATGATGAATTACCATCTTCTAAAGAATGTAGCTTTGTACATGTATTGTAAAGAACAATTCTTCAATGGTGAAAAGTTGCTATTTGAGAGCGGAGACAAGTTTACCGGAGCTAATGAGTATGTAGACAATGAGAAAAAATCATGCTATTGA
- the LOC101254692 gene encoding uncharacterized protein: MLKASSFKVSSKLVNSHTKIQSCYLEQDLKGQKVAIVGLGKSGSAATKLALARGASVTAIDQNEISESTFHINNGLLDLKNADLKTFFGNFDDKILKEADVVVVSPGVPLERYGIQSMICSGKEVLSELDFAAQIIPSYTKVLAVTGTNGKSTVTTFAGQILNHLGFETFVGGNLGVPLSDAVFHSPDRRSLEVAVVEVSSYQLEIPPKYFCPSVAVILNLTPDHLERHHTMKNYAAIKCRIFSQMRGKKIGVVPLGNPYLDEAVMDHADGVSLAWIGGSPGVNVDVEAKIAELKLPTIDCLSQLQLSELKAVGKHNYTNAAVAALSVLGLDIEIKAEAFSSMISKLTTLPHRMQVVHVDDDGIVWVDDSKATNVEASYFGLIGFELKSVVLLGGVAKEVEMKGSNGFEQLVEPLRHHRGVITFGFSGKMIQRTLCANGLTIPCLNAETLKDAVRLARSIAQRGDAIVLSPGCASFDEFRNFEQRGRIFQELAISSE; encoded by the coding sequence ATGCTTAAAGCTTCAAGCTTTAAAGTGAGCTCGAAGCTTGTTAACTCACATACAAAAATTCAATCCTGCTACCTTGAACAAGACCTGAAGGGACAAAAAGTTGCTATAGTTGGCCTTGGAAAATCAGGTTCTGCTGCTACAAAGCTTGCTCTTGCTAGAGGTGCTTCAGTTACAGCCATTGATCAAAATGAGATCTCAGAATCAACATTTCACATAAATAATGGTTTATTAGATCTGAAAAATGCGGATTTGAAGacattttttggtaattttgatgaTAAGATTCTGAAAGAGGCGGATGTAGTTGTCGTTTCTCCTGGAGTTCCACTGGAAAGATATGGAATTCAATCAATGATATGTTCGGGGAAGGAAGTACTCTCAGAGTTAGATTTTGCTGCGCAAATTATTCCGAGTTATACTAAGGTTTTAGCAGTTACTGGAACTAATGGGAAGTCTACTGTTACCACATTTGCAGGACAGATACTTAATCATTTGGGTTTCGAGACGTTTGTTGGTGGCAACCTTGGAGTTCCACTCTCAGATGCTGTTTTTCATTCGCCTGACCGGAGATCTTTAGAGGTGGCAGTGGTGGAGGTGAGTAGTTATCAGCTGGAAATCCCACCGAAATACTTTTGTCCTTCGGTTGCTGTGATACTAAATCTTACTCCTGATCATCTTGAACGACACCACACGATGAAAAACTATGCTGCAATCAAGTGTCGTATCTTTTCTCAGATGAGAGGGAAGAAAATTGGTGTTGTTCCACTTGGAAATCCATATCTGGATGAAGCAGTTATGGATCATGCGGATGGCGTTAGTCTTGCTTGGATTGGAGGTTCTCCTGGTGTGAACGTTGATGTGGAGGCGAAGATTGCTGAGTTAAAGCTTCCTACAATAGACTGTCTTTCACAATTACAATTGAGTGAGCTGAAGGCAGTTGGGAAGCACAATTACACCAATGCTGCAGTGGCTGCATTATCAGTTCTTGGGTTGGATATTGAGATCAAAGCTGAAGCTTTTAGTTCAATGATTTCCAAATTGACAACTCTGCCTCATCGAATGCAAGTTGTTCATGTAGACGATGATGGAATAGTTTGGGTTGACGACAGCAAGGCAACAAATGTTGAGGCTTCGTATTTTGGTTTGATTGGTTTTGAGCTGAAGTCAGTGGTTCTACTTGGTGGTGTTGCAAAGGAGGTAGAGATGAAAGGTTCTAATGGATTTGAGCAGCTGGTTGAACCTCTTCGACACCATCGAGGTGTAATCACTTTTGGATTTTCAGGAAAGATGATACAGAGAACACTCTGTGCTAATGGTCTAACCATTCCTTGTTTGAATGCTGAAACTCTCAAGGATGCTGTGAGGTTGGCAAGGAGTATAGCACAACGTGGCGATGCCATTGTACTGAGTCCTGGTTGTGCTAGCTTTGACGAGTTCAGAAATTTCGAGCAAAGAGGAAGGATCTTTCAAGAGCTTGCTATCTCTTCAGAGTGA